From the Anguilla anguilla isolate fAngAng1 chromosome 8, fAngAng1.pri, whole genome shotgun sequence genome, one window contains:
- the pcmtd1 gene encoding protein-L-isoaspartate O-methyltransferase domain-containing protein 1 isoform X1, with translation MGGAVSAGEDNDDLIDNLKEAQYIRTERVEQAFRAIDRGDYYLEGYRDNAYKDLAWKHGNIHLSAPCIYSEVMEALKLQQGLSFLNLGSGTGYLSTMVGLIIGPFGVNHGVELHTDVVEYAREKLDDFIKNSDSFDKFEFCEPSFVVGNCLEISSDSHQYDRIYCGAGVQKDHENYMKILLKVGGILVMPIEDQLTQITRTGQSTWESKNILAVSFAPLVQQNRPEGSKPDAVKLQGVAWKQLLTADQCAHLTERWTIEEKLLKCYLATSNFVCLRSWSYFCGKLTKTLLTANTAPIAVRTLQDLSRIYIRRTLRTLTNEEIQARGTPQKVPQKRKRRRCRRRRINTYVFVGNQLIPQPAESEEDERIEDESKEEEDKDSGEALKPDEPQLNLLRDRIMALPLPEALKAYLLYYREK, from the exons ATGGGAGGTGCCGTCAGCGCTGGCGAGGACAACGACGACCTGATTGACAACCTGAAGGAGGCCCAGTACATCCGCACCGAGAGGGTGGAGCAGGCGTTTCGCGCCATCGACCGTGGCGACTACTACCTGGAGGGCTACAGGGACAACGCTTACAAGGACCTGGCCTGGAAGCATGGGAACATCCACCTGTCGGCGCCCTGCATCTACTCCGAGGTCATGGAGGCGCTGAAGCTCCAGCAGGGGCTCTCCTTCCTCAATCTGGGCAGTGGAACGGGCTACCTGAGCACCATGGTGGGCCTAATCATAG GGCCGTTTGGAGTGAACCATGGGGTAGAGCTCCACACAGACGTTGTTGAGTATGCCAGGGAGAAACTAGATGACTTCATTAAGAACAGTGATAGCTTTGATAA GTTTGAGTTTTGTGAACCCAGCTTTGTGGTGGGAAATTGTTTAGAAATCTCCTCTGACAGCCACCAGTATGATCGCATTTACTGTGGGGCGGGAGTACAAAAGGACCATGAAAACTATATGAAAATCCTGTTGAAAGTGGGCGGGATTCTGGTGATGCCAATAGAGGATCAG CTGACCCAGATCACCAGAACTGGCCAGAGCACCTGGGAGAGCAAGAACATCCTGGCAGTGTCCTTCGCACCGCTCGTCCAGCAGAACCGGCCCGAAGGAAGCAAGCCTGACGCCGTAAAGCTCC AAGGGGTTGCTTGGAAACAGCTGCTGACTGCTGACCAGTGTGCCCATTTAACAGAGAGATGGACTATTGAGGAGAAACTGCTAAAATGCTACTTAGCCACCTCAAATTTTGTGTGTCTGCGGTCGTGGTCTTACTTCTGTGGGAAGCTCACCAAGACCTTACTTACTGCTAATACAG CCCCCATCGCCGTGAGGACCCTGCAGGACCTGTCGCGCATCTACATCCGCCGCACCCTCCGCACGCTGACCAACGAGGAGATCCAGGCCCGGGGCACGCCGCAGAAGGTCCCGCAGAAGCGCAAGAGACggcgctgccgccgccgccgcatcAACACCTACGTCTTCGTGGGCAACCAGCTGATCCCGCAGCCGGCCGAGAGCGAGGAGGACGAGCGCATCGAGGACGAgagcaaggaggaggaggacaaggaCAGCGGCGAGGCCCTGAAGCCGGACGAGCCGCAGCTCAACCTGCTGAGGGACAGGATCATGGCCCTGCCGCTGCCCGAGGCGCTCAAGGCCTACCTGCTGTACTACAGGGAGAAATAG
- the pcmtd1 gene encoding protein-L-isoaspartate O-methyltransferase domain-containing protein 1 isoform X2, giving the protein MGGAVSAGEDNDDLIDNLKEAQYIRTERVEQAFRAIDRGDYYLEGYRDNAYKDLAWKHGNIHLSAPCIYSEVMEALKLQQGLSFLNLGSGTGYLSTMVGLIIGPFGVNHGVELHTDVVEYAREKLDDFIKNSDSFDKFEFCEPSFVVGNCLEISSDSHQYDRIYCGAGVQKDHENYMKILLKVGGILVMPIEDQLTQITRTGQSTWESKNILAVSFAPLVQQNRPEGSKPDAVKLPPIAVRTLQDLSRIYIRRTLRTLTNEEIQARGTPQKVPQKRKRRRCRRRRINTYVFVGNQLIPQPAESEEDERIEDESKEEEDKDSGEALKPDEPQLNLLRDRIMALPLPEALKAYLLYYREK; this is encoded by the exons ATGGGAGGTGCCGTCAGCGCTGGCGAGGACAACGACGACCTGATTGACAACCTGAAGGAGGCCCAGTACATCCGCACCGAGAGGGTGGAGCAGGCGTTTCGCGCCATCGACCGTGGCGACTACTACCTGGAGGGCTACAGGGACAACGCTTACAAGGACCTGGCCTGGAAGCATGGGAACATCCACCTGTCGGCGCCCTGCATCTACTCCGAGGTCATGGAGGCGCTGAAGCTCCAGCAGGGGCTCTCCTTCCTCAATCTGGGCAGTGGAACGGGCTACCTGAGCACCATGGTGGGCCTAATCATAG GGCCGTTTGGAGTGAACCATGGGGTAGAGCTCCACACAGACGTTGTTGAGTATGCCAGGGAGAAACTAGATGACTTCATTAAGAACAGTGATAGCTTTGATAA GTTTGAGTTTTGTGAACCCAGCTTTGTGGTGGGAAATTGTTTAGAAATCTCCTCTGACAGCCACCAGTATGATCGCATTTACTGTGGGGCGGGAGTACAAAAGGACCATGAAAACTATATGAAAATCCTGTTGAAAGTGGGCGGGATTCTGGTGATGCCAATAGAGGATCAG CTGACCCAGATCACCAGAACTGGCCAGAGCACCTGGGAGAGCAAGAACATCCTGGCAGTGTCCTTCGCACCGCTCGTCCAGCAGAACCGGCCCGAAGGAAGCAAGCCTGACGCCGTAAAGCTCC CCCCCATCGCCGTGAGGACCCTGCAGGACCTGTCGCGCATCTACATCCGCCGCACCCTCCGCACGCTGACCAACGAGGAGATCCAGGCCCGGGGCACGCCGCAGAAGGTCCCGCAGAAGCGCAAGAGACggcgctgccgccgccgccgcatcAACACCTACGTCTTCGTGGGCAACCAGCTGATCCCGCAGCCGGCCGAGAGCGAGGAGGACGAGCGCATCGAGGACGAgagcaaggaggaggaggacaaggaCAGCGGCGAGGCCCTGAAGCCGGACGAGCCGCAGCTCAACCTGCTGAGGGACAGGATCATGGCCCTGCCGCTGCCCGAGGCGCTCAAGGCCTACCTGCTGTACTACAGGGAGAAATAG